From one Melioribacteraceae bacterium genomic stretch:
- the pgeF gene encoding peptidoglycan editing factor PgeF, with the protein MKIIQSEIFSRYPKVKFAFSTKIGLNREAPYYFNMSKTVGDDPKLVDENRELFFSSIGLKPNQIAFQKQIHTDKISIVTKPGYQGESDAMLTDKPNIGLAISTADCTPIFIYDTKQKIIAAIHSGWRSTKAKIVSKTLDELNRKFNCKPENLIAYIGPCISQKNYEVSSDFIDYFDEKYLQPIGDKFLLDLKLANKDMLFQFGISEAQIEVSPFCSFGEDYLHSYRRDGKVSGRALGIISFGEG; encoded by the coding sequence ATGAAAATTATTCAATCAGAAATATTCAGTAGATATCCTAAAGTTAAATTCGCTTTCTCAACAAAAATTGGATTGAATAGGGAAGCACCATATTATTTCAATATGTCCAAAACGGTTGGTGATGATCCGAAACTTGTGGATGAAAATAGAGAATTATTTTTCTCTTCAATCGGTTTAAAACCAAATCAAATTGCATTTCAGAAACAAATTCATACAGATAAAATCAGCATTGTAACCAAACCCGGTTATCAAGGTGAAAGTGATGCGATGTTAACTGATAAGCCAAATATAGGTTTAGCAATTTCAACCGCGGACTGTACACCGATTTTTATTTATGACACAAAACAAAAAATTATCGCAGCCATTCATTCCGGATGGCGAAGTACCAAAGCAAAAATTGTCTCAAAAACTTTGGATGAACTTAACAGAAAATTCAACTGTAAACCGGAAAATTTAATTGCATACATCGGGCCGTGCATTTCTCAAAAAAATTATGAAGTCAGTTCTGATTTCATAGACTATTTTGATGAAAAATACTTACAACCAATAGGCGACAAGTTTTTGTTGGACTTGAAACTTGCAAATAAAGACATGCTGTTTCAATTCGGCATTTCTGAAGCCCAAATTGAAGTTAGTCCATTTTGTAGTTTTGGTGAAGATTATCTTCATTCTTACAGAAGAGATGGAAAAGTTTCCGGTAGAGCACTTGGAATAATTTCATTTGGAGAAGGATAG
- the ppc gene encoding phosphoenolpyruvate carboxylase: MRFNINYSERNLSKNIKELGFLLGEVLKEQEGIKLFNAVERLRALTKVLREDNESKKKIRNIVSKLSLDESYNVIKAFAIYFILVNAADEVHKIVIDKINEDESISNREGSFRNTLHNLSKLKLSKKDLSVIFNKIEIIPVFTAHPTEATRQTILKKVLRISELLLDKELSILSKTDEEEAKLKIKTEVTLLWQSNEIRFSKINVEDEVMRGLFFFKNVIYKILPKIYNDLELELQSQFNYGERVPPLIKFGSWIGGDRDGHPFVSIDVTKETFQIHRKEIINLYLNELNHIYEYLSTSTYLKSVSRKLLRKTAEYDKKIKSESAINKLREPTEIYRKFLSQIYNKLTSTLSDKTFSYKQSNELLHDLALVKDSLVENEGEIISKKMIEPFFKKVETFGFHFVKLDVRQNAKLIRDAVDEILTSTGVTHNFAKLKEEQKIHLLNEEILNSRPLTNQFQKYSESTHKVLEEIKLIAWGTINISQEAISDYIISNCEKVSDILSIQLLAKESGLIKVRNRKITQSLLDILPLFETISDLRNAKNVMSKLFSVESYKQQIKARNKTQKIMLGYSDSNKDGGILTSNYELYKSQIELNKICGEFGIEMILFHGRGGSISRGGGPVYNSILAQPPQTIEGKLKLTEQGEMISAKYLVPQTARKSLETITSAVILQTSKSLMNIEQPEIHKFISTFGNISEYAFQHYRKLIEHKNFIEYFRTVTPIDIIEKIEIGSRPPSRKKGNDISALRAIPWVFSWTQNRQTISGWFGFGTAIETSIKKKEITLKKLKHMYNNWEFFNTLIQNLEMVLTKTDMLIAEEYIRLNTSKQAKAIFVEIKNEYDRSKKYLLKITGEKELLSNNPQLKRTLELRNPYLDPINFIQINLIEKYRSKKVSRKQKEKILTVLRASVNGIAAGIRNTG; the protein is encoded by the coding sequence ATGAGATTTAATATTAATTATTCCGAAAGAAACTTAAGCAAAAATATTAAAGAACTTGGTTTTCTGTTAGGTGAAGTTCTCAAAGAGCAAGAAGGTATAAAACTATTTAATGCAGTTGAGCGACTACGTGCGCTTACCAAAGTTTTACGTGAAGATAATGAGTCAAAAAAGAAAATTAGAAATATTGTTTCGAAACTAAGTCTTGATGAATCTTATAATGTAATAAAAGCATTTGCAATTTATTTCATATTAGTCAACGCCGCAGATGAAGTTCATAAGATTGTAATCGATAAAATTAACGAAGATGAAAGTATCAGTAACCGTGAAGGATCATTTAGAAATACCTTACATAACTTATCGAAACTAAAACTTTCAAAGAAAGATTTATCCGTAATTTTTAACAAAATAGAAATCATCCCGGTTTTTACCGCACATCCGACTGAAGCAACACGACAGACAATTTTAAAGAAAGTTTTAAGAATAAGTGAATTACTGCTCGATAAAGAATTATCGATTCTATCGAAGACGGACGAAGAAGAAGCTAAATTAAAAATTAAAACGGAAGTCACTTTACTTTGGCAATCGAACGAAATTAGATTCAGCAAAATAAATGTTGAAGACGAAGTAATGCGGGGATTATTCTTCTTCAAAAATGTGATTTATAAAATACTTCCGAAAATTTACAATGATCTTGAACTCGAATTACAATCGCAATTTAATTACGGAGAAAGAGTTCCACCGCTGATAAAATTCGGTTCATGGATTGGCGGCGATAGAGATGGTCATCCTTTTGTTTCAATTGATGTGACAAAAGAGACATTCCAGATTCATCGAAAAGAAATAATTAATCTCTACTTGAATGAACTGAACCACATTTATGAATATCTAAGTACATCGACATATCTCAAAAGTGTCTCACGTAAATTACTTCGAAAAACTGCGGAATATGATAAGAAGATTAAATCAGAATCGGCTATAAATAAATTACGTGAACCTACGGAGATTTATAGAAAATTTTTATCGCAGATTTACAATAAACTAACTAGTACACTTTCCGACAAAACATTTTCATATAAACAATCAAATGAACTCTTACACGATCTTGCTTTAGTAAAGGATAGTTTGGTTGAAAATGAAGGCGAAATTATTTCAAAAAAAATGATAGAGCCATTTTTTAAAAAAGTAGAAACGTTCGGATTTCACTTTGTAAAATTAGATGTCCGCCAAAACGCAAAACTAATTAGAGATGCAGTTGATGAAATACTTACATCAACCGGAGTTACACATAATTTTGCAAAACTTAAAGAGGAACAAAAAATTCATTTGCTTAATGAAGAGATTCTTAACTCACGTCCGCTCACAAATCAATTTCAAAAATATTCAGAAAGTACTCATAAAGTTTTAGAAGAAATTAAACTTATCGCGTGGGGCACAATAAATATATCTCAAGAAGCCATTTCAGATTATATAATAAGTAATTGTGAAAAAGTTTCCGATATTTTGTCAATCCAGTTATTGGCTAAAGAAAGTGGTTTAATAAAAGTTAGAAATAGAAAAATCACACAATCGCTTTTAGATATTCTACCACTTTTTGAAACTATAAGTGATCTTCGTAACGCAAAAAATGTTATGTCAAAATTATTTTCAGTTGAGAGTTACAAACAGCAAATTAAAGCCCGGAATAAAACTCAAAAAATAATGCTCGGCTATTCCGATAGTAATAAAGACGGCGGAATTCTTACTTCGAATTACGAATTATATAAATCACAAATAGAGTTAAACAAAATATGTGGTGAATTTGGAATAGAAATGATTTTGTTTCACGGTCGCGGCGGATCGATCTCGCGAGGTGGTGGACCGGTTTATAATTCAATTTTAGCTCAACCTCCTCAGACTATCGAAGGTAAGTTAAAACTAACCGAACAAGGTGAAATGATTTCCGCAAAATATCTTGTCCCTCAAACTGCCAGAAAAAGTTTAGAAACAATTACATCTGCAGTAATTCTACAAACATCAAAAAGCCTTATGAATATTGAGCAACCGGAGATCCACAAATTTATATCAACATTCGGTAATATTTCTGAATATGCATTTCAGCATTATAGAAAGTTGATAGAGCACAAAAATTTCATTGAATATTTTAGAACTGTTACACCAATTGATATTATTGAAAAAATTGAAATCGGTTCGCGTCCCCCATCAAGAAAAAAAGGTAATGATATTTCGGCTTTGCGGGCAATACCTTGGGTTTTTAGTTGGACTCAAAATCGTCAAACTATTTCAGGTTGGTTTGGATTTGGAACTGCAATAGAAACGTCAATAAAGAAAAAAGAAATAACATTAAAGAAACTCAAACATATGTATAATAATTGGGAATTTTTTAACACGTTAATTCAAAATTTGGAGATGGTTTTAACAAAGACTGATATGCTAATAGCAGAAGAGTATATCAGATTGAATACCTCGAAGCAAGCTAAAGCAATATTTGTAGAAATTAAAAATGAATATGATAGATCAAAAAAATATTTATTAAAAATTACCGGTGAGAAGGAATTATTATCCAATAACCCTCAACTAAAGAGAACCCTTGAATTAAGAAATCCGTATTTGGATCCAATCAATTTTATACAGATTAATTTAATTGAGAAGTATCGTTCAAAAAAAGTAAGTCGGAAACAAAAAGAAAAAATATTAACCGTACTGCGAGCAAGCGTTAACGGCATAGCGGCGGGGATTAGGAATACAGGTTAG
- a CDS encoding SDR family oxidoreductase, translating into MKGKTAVVTGGAGFLGSHLCDRLIAEGLKVVCIDNLLTGNIANIEHLFGNEDFEFIKHDVTNFIHVPGQVDYILHFASPASPIDYLKLPIQTLKVGSLGTHKALGLAKEKNATFLLASTSEVYGDPEIHPQSEEYWGNVNPIGPRGVYDEAKRFAEALTMAYHRFHNVDTRIVRIFNTYGPRMRLNDGRALPAFVSQAINGEDITVFGDGKQTRSFCYVDDEIDGIVKLLFSNIHEPINIGNPVEITIEDFAKEIIQLTGSKSKIVYKDLPVDDPKVRQPNIDKARTLLGWEPKVDRREGVLKTIEYFKKILK; encoded by the coding sequence ATGAAAGGAAAGACTGCAGTTGTGACAGGAGGCGCCGGATTTCTTGGCTCTCATCTTTGCGATAGATTAATTGCCGAAGGATTGAAAGTTGTTTGTATTGATAACTTATTGACCGGAAACATAGCAAATATTGAGCATCTATTTGGCAATGAAGATTTTGAATTCATTAAACACGATGTGACTAATTTTATCCATGTACCCGGACAAGTTGATTACATATTACATTTTGCATCGCCCGCAAGTCCGATTGATTATCTTAAATTACCGATACAAACATTGAAGGTTGGTTCACTCGGTACGCATAAAGCACTTGGTTTAGCTAAAGAAAAGAATGCCACATTTCTACTTGCATCAACTTCGGAAGTTTACGGAGATCCGGAGATTCATCCGCAAAGTGAAGAGTATTGGGGAAATGTAAATCCAATCGGTCCGCGCGGAGTTTATGACGAAGCAAAACGTTTTGCCGAAGCGCTTACAATGGCTTATCATCGTTTTCATAATGTCGATACTAGAATTGTGAGAATCTTTAACACATACGGACCGCGAATGAGATTAAACGATGGAAGAGCTTTACCCGCATTCGTTTCTCAAGCAATTAATGGTGAAGATATTACCGTGTTTGGTGACGGTAAACAGACAAGAAGTTTTTGTTATGTTGATGATGAAATTGACGGAATTGTCAAACTGCTTTTCTCAAATATTCATGAGCCGATTAATATTGGCAATCCGGTTGAAATAACAATTGAAGATTTCGCAAAGGAAATTATCCAACTCACCGGTTCAAAGAGCAAAATTGTTTATAAAGATTTACCAGTAGATGATCCAAAAGTACGACAGCCGAATATTGATAAAGCTAGAACATTATTGGGCTGGGAACCGAAAGTCGATAGAAGAGAAGGGGTTTTAAAAACTATTGAATATTTTAAGAAGATTTTAAAATAA
- the folB gene encoding dihydroneopterin aldolase, with protein MSNIIRLKGASFYAYHGALQEEQNIGGKYEVDLEMHTDFSIAAKEDNLKKTIDYTEVYKYVNEIIHQKKYYLIESIASDIADKVLHHFPNVFRVTATVRKKSVPVGGLIDHVEAEVTRENGKS; from the coding sequence ATGTCCAACATAATTAGATTAAAAGGTGCATCATTTTATGCTTATCATGGAGCACTTCAGGAAGAACAGAACATCGGCGGAAAGTATGAAGTGGATTTGGAAATGCACACGGATTTTTCAATCGCCGCGAAAGAAGATAATCTGAAGAAAACTATTGACTACACCGAAGTTTACAAATATGTAAATGAAATTATTCATCAAAAGAAATACTATTTGATCGAATCTATTGCATCGGATATAGCGGATAAAGTTTTACATCATTTCCCGAATGTATTTAGAGTGACTGCAACGGTAAGAAAGAAAAGTGTCCCGGTCGGGGGTTTAATTGATCACGTTGAAGCAGAGGTAACAAGAGAAAATGGAAAATCGTAG
- the folK gene encoding 2-amino-4-hydroxy-6-hydroxymethyldihydropteridine diphosphokinase gives MENRSFIGFGSNIDDRLAYINKGIELLESENKCSIKNVSSIYETKPYGYTEQNNFLNCVVEILTSLSLQELLNLTKNIESQIGRIKREKWGPREVDLDILFYNDLIYSDEKITVPHKDVLNRDFVLIPLCEIAPDFIHPVEKKKICELSKAELETNIIHKIEFNFT, from the coding sequence ATGGAAAATCGTAGTTTTATAGGATTCGGTTCCAACATTGACGACAGATTGGCGTATATCAATAAAGGCATTGAATTATTGGAATCAGAAAACAAATGCAGTATAAAAAATGTTTCGTCAATTTATGAGACAAAACCTTACGGCTACACGGAACAAAATAATTTCTTAAATTGTGTTGTTGAGATTTTAACTTCGTTAAGCTTGCAAGAATTGTTAAATCTCACAAAAAATATTGAATCTCAAATCGGAAGAATAAAAAGAGAAAAATGGGGACCGCGTGAAGTTGATCTGGATATATTGTTTTACAATGATCTGATATATTCCGATGAAAAAATTACAGTACCGCATAAAGATGTTTTAAATAGAGATTTCGTGTTAATTCCGCTGTGTGAAATTGCACCGGATTTTATTCACCCGGTTGAAAAGAAAAAAATTTGTGAACTTAGCAAAGCCGAATTAGAGACTAACATTATTCACAAAATAGAATTTAACTTTACTTAA
- a CDS encoding deoxynucleoside kinase, whose product MKEIRYIAIEGVIGAGKTSLAKKLSEKLDANLILEEFETNPFLEKFYDDRRRYAFQTQMFFLINRYKQQEQLAQEDLFAKYIVSDYIFDKDQIFAYLNIEGEELKLYENLFPLLQRSLRKPDLVIFLQSSTDRLMHNIKRRGRKVERNLTRGYIEELSEAYNNFFFKYNNTPLLIVNSTEIDFINRQKDFDELYNQIFREDRGFIEYFNPERRG is encoded by the coding sequence TTGAAGGAAATAAGGTACATTGCAATTGAGGGAGTTATCGGTGCAGGTAAAACATCTCTCGCAAAAAAGCTTTCCGAAAAACTAGATGCAAATCTCATCCTTGAAGAATTCGAAACAAACCCTTTCTTAGAAAAATTTTATGATGACAGAAGACGTTATGCATTTCAAACACAGATGTTCTTTTTGATTAACCGCTATAAACAACAGGAACAACTCGCTCAAGAAGATCTGTTCGCAAAGTACATTGTTTCGGATTACATTTTTGATAAAGACCAGATTTTTGCTTATCTAAATATTGAAGGAGAAGAGCTGAAGTTGTATGAAAATTTGTTTCCGCTTCTTCAAAGAAGTTTGCGTAAACCGGACTTAGTGATTTTCTTACAATCTTCAACAGATAGATTAATGCATAACATTAAACGTCGCGGAAGAAAAGTCGAAAGAAATTTAACACGCGGTTACATTGAAGAACTTAGCGAAGCATACAATAACTTTTTCTTTAAGTATAATAATACGCCGTTGCTAATTGTTAACTCAACTGAAATAGATTTTATTAACCGTCAGAAAGATTTTGATGAATTATATAATCAAATTTTTAGAGAAGACAGAGGATTTATTGAGTACTTTAATCCGGAAAGAAGAGGATAA
- a CDS encoding T9SS type A sorting domain-containing protein, translating into MNLISQSENTCLNFENTTETREPLSGLEEIVESEHFIIHYTQSGVDACSTDFANRASQYAEESYNLQCNVFGWQIPPGDGEAGGSFDKYDIYIKAIEGWGVTIREVPDGWTNNWASSYVQIRNNLDDDMLKITVAHEFNHVIQYGYSLKHEEYWFHENTATWVEDLVYDEPDLYLNWFDERPNAIDDPDSRIDNRSERGVKYSGALWPRLLAEWISPQVVIDSWARMGQSESTTIMEDIDFTLQNYSKTLSEALIEYAVWRYFTGSRNDNQHFSNASDLPMVPISKEFNTIDLPVIDSLYLSKGIGNLNYISLINEYDNLLIEFSEVATSKWAVAAIEDKFPSQSEVIYFNQSNQVIASSSSSNRVILLPVKLVSVGTIWGYYSAESYPTVSINFFNKINNNNAGGVLLLDGSDEIQSGDARELGELTTHEVETLNERFNNAKFNNWNNSNSRYFLSNDFTAEAGNDQTANFVDLELATISIKVDGFNLITQKDSIMFNDPWYVNEYGDQLGMGNFLTFSAPYVPTGKHGESNGGVFLDQDYNIPGNPYYSVSISPTQTINYNNRSHKIYFTGWAHNGKADFEDAELTTTPVVFTDGGAVVYANNKGSLMSSSTSALRGPSQRKIARTSDNNYHLLYESNGKIWYEINNGTSNEWSLHNLSFPNLYWEGEFPSVDANGDDLLVAYQKYNGSSTEIRAALFDSPTSTIVADVVVSTIPGDVEAKPVVAYNNDGKFVVTFITNTGILKYVNCQISGSSISVSNVGTIDEVGNVQNISIAGVKINGNDKYYLAFETGDDRIRFTTLTGFSYGTIHTPSNNSGYDTHWNPEVVISGSTVYVGFIGQRYEAGEEEPGPIQWKTNAFGGGGGSFGEWKERGLLRSFNGSSWSGIIKALGSDVDDVALNTAGSSVVFAYYTQTDGALGETYYTRGVQSGDGFNTIFNISDGGKSFMLSNANSIGDMKWVDVAVFADHLSMAEPPFSLKSGNINFSASKDGSSTDLAMIGREGVTTRDSVQFYFTFGEIIVDGVQVNFVELPDTMKEIKNSNQLNKFLVSEPFTLDDNSQFTYGVMCGVADSADIEVALEKNKYINFKVELIEDQIQKVLGVYDNVTFTSDSINYYSNKNYQVDTKGIGNKTVRLRLQVKDNFKQNYSIGNLLVEDSLMYKKGYNELNYKGELLVKDYDLVQNYPNPFNPTTTIKYQIPKSGHVKLRVYDILGREVTTLVNEYLEDGRYEAVFNANELSSGVYIYRLEVNDFITSKKMMLVK; encoded by the coding sequence ATGAACTTAATTTCCCAAAGCGAAAACACATGCCTTAATTTTGAAAATACTACGGAAACCAGGGAACCATTAAGTGGACTTGAAGAAATAGTAGAATCAGAACATTTTATTATTCACTATACTCAAAGTGGTGTTGACGCTTGTTCAACTGATTTTGCCAATCGAGCCAGCCAATATGCAGAAGAAAGTTACAACTTACAATGTAATGTATTTGGCTGGCAAATACCTCCTGGAGACGGTGAGGCTGGAGGAAGTTTCGATAAGTATGACATTTATATCAAGGCAATTGAAGGGTGGGGAGTAACGATACGAGAAGTTCCGGACGGCTGGACAAATAATTGGGCATCGAGTTATGTACAAATACGGAATAATTTGGATGATGACATGCTAAAAATCACAGTAGCTCACGAATTTAATCACGTTATTCAATATGGATATTCATTAAAACATGAGGAATATTGGTTTCATGAAAATACGGCAACCTGGGTTGAAGATTTAGTTTATGATGAGCCCGACTTATATCTAAACTGGTTTGACGAAAGACCAAATGCAATAGATGACCCGGATTCACGAATAGATAACAGGAGTGAACGTGGTGTAAAGTATAGCGGGGCGTTGTGGCCGCGATTATTGGCTGAATGGATTAGCCCGCAAGTTGTAATAGACAGTTGGGCAAGAATGGGTCAATCAGAAAGTACGACTATAATGGAGGATATAGATTTCACACTACAAAATTATAGTAAAACATTGAGTGAAGCCCTAATCGAATATGCAGTTTGGCGTTATTTCACGGGAAGTCGAAATGATAACCAGCATTTCAGCAATGCTTCTGATTTACCCATGGTTCCAATTAGCAAAGAATTTAATACTATTGATCTTCCAGTAATAGACTCGCTTTATCTTAGTAAAGGAATTGGTAACCTTAACTATATATCATTGATAAATGAATATGACAATTTGCTCATAGAATTTTCCGAGGTAGCTACAAGTAAATGGGCAGTTGCTGCAATTGAAGACAAATTTCCGTCTCAGTCTGAAGTAATATATTTCAATCAATCCAACCAAGTTATAGCAAGTTCATCTTCTTCAAATAGGGTTATTCTATTACCGGTTAAACTTGTTAGCGTTGGTACAATCTGGGGTTATTATAGTGCCGAGAGTTACCCAACTGTATCTATTAATTTTTTCAATAAAATAAATAATAACAATGCCGGGGGGGTTTTGCTATTAGACGGTTCTGACGAAATTCAATCTGGTGATGCAAGGGAGCTTGGTGAACTAACAACACACGAGGTTGAAACACTTAATGAGCGCTTCAATAATGCCAAGTTTAACAATTGGAACAATTCAAATTCGAGATACTTTTTAAGTAATGATTTTACTGCTGAAGCAGGAAATGATCAGACTGCTAATTTTGTTGATCTTGAACTTGCGACAATATCAATAAAGGTAGACGGTTTTAACTTGATCACTCAAAAAGATTCAATCATGTTCAACGACCCATGGTATGTAAACGAATACGGAGATCAGTTAGGAATGGGCAATTTTCTGACTTTTTCAGCACCATACGTTCCTACAGGAAAACATGGTGAATCTAACGGCGGTGTTTTCTTGGATCAAGATTACAATATACCAGGTAATCCTTATTACTCCGTCTCCATCTCGCCAACACAAACAATAAACTACAACAACCGCAGTCATAAAATATACTTTACCGGTTGGGCTCATAACGGCAAAGCGGATTTTGAAGATGCAGAATTAACAACGACACCGGTTGTATTCACAGACGGCGGTGCGGTGGTTTATGCTAACAATAAAGGCTCGTTAATGAGCAGCTCAACATCAGCTCTTCGTGGTCCAAGCCAAAGAAAAATAGCAAGAACTAGTGATAATAATTATCACCTACTTTATGAGAGCAACGGTAAAATCTGGTACGAGATCAATAATGGTACAAGCAATGAATGGAGCCTTCATAATTTGTCGTTCCCGAATCTGTATTGGGAAGGAGAATTTCCATCGGTTGACGCAAATGGTGATGATCTACTAGTTGCTTATCAAAAGTATAACGGAAGCAGTACTGAAATTAGGGCAGCTCTCTTTGATTCACCTACAAGCACAATCGTCGCTGATGTGGTTGTATCTACTATTCCCGGTGATGTCGAAGCCAAACCGGTTGTTGCATATAACAATGATGGAAAATTTGTTGTAACATTTATTACTAATACCGGAATATTAAAGTATGTAAACTGCCAAATATCAGGCAGCTCAATCTCTGTCTCAAATGTTGGTACAATTGATGAGGTCGGTAATGTTCAGAATATTAGCATAGCCGGAGTAAAAATTAATGGTAATGATAAATACTATCTAGCTTTTGAAACAGGTGATGATAGGATAAGATTCACAACGCTAACAGGATTCAGCTACGGTACAATACATACGCCATCTAATAATTCTGGATATGATACTCATTGGAACCCCGAAGTAGTTATTTCCGGATCAACTGTTTATGTTGGTTTTATAGGTCAACGGTATGAAGCCGGTGAAGAAGAACCGGGACCAATCCAATGGAAAACAAATGCATTTGGCGGAGGCGGAGGTTCTTTTGGTGAATGGAAAGAAAGAGGACTTTTAAGATCATTTAACGGATCAAGCTGGAGCGGTATTATAAAAGCTCTCGGGAGTGATGTTGATGATGTCGCTCTTAATACAGCAGGGAGTTCTGTTGTATTTGCTTATTATACACAGACCGATGGAGCTCTTGGTGAAACTTATTATACCCGCGGAGTTCAAAGCGGAGATGGATTTAATACAATATTTAATATCTCCGACGGCGGGAAATCTTTTATGCTATCAAACGCCAATTCTATAGGCGATATGAAATGGGTTGATGTAGCCGTTTTCGCCGATCACCTTAGCATGGCAGAACCGCCTTTTTCACTCAAGAGTGGAAACATTAATTTTTCTGCTAGTAAAGATGGCTCTAGTACTGATTTAGCTATGATAGGACGAGAAGGTGTAACAACAAGAGACAGCGTGCAGTTCTACTTTACTTTTGGAGAAATTATTGTTGATGGTGTACAGGTAAATTTCGTTGAACTTCCGGACACGATGAAGGAAATAAAAAATTCCAATCAATTAAATAAGTTTTTAGTTAGTGAACCTTTTACTCTCGATGATAACTCCCAATTTACATATGGCGTGATGTGTGGAGTGGCTGACTCGGCAGATATTGAAGTTGCGCTTGAGAAAAATAAATACATTAATTTCAAAGTTGAGTTGATAGAAGATCAAATTCAAAAAGTACTCGGTGTTTATGATAATGTAACCTTTACTTCCGATAGTATTAATTATTATTCCAATAAAAACTATCAAGTAGATACAAAAGGTATCGGGAATAAAACCGTTAGACTTCGCTTACAAGTTAAGGATAACTTTAAGCAGAATTACAGCATCGGTAATTTGTTGGTGGAGGATTCCTTAATGTATAAGAAGGGATACAATGAATTAAATTATAAAGGTGAACTGTTAGTAAAGGATTACGATCTTGTTCAAAACTATCCTAACCCCTTCAATCCTACAACTACCATAAAATACCAAATACCGAAATCCGGTCATGTGAAGCTAAGAGTATATGACATACTCGGCAGAGAAGTTACGACACTCGTAAATGAGTACTTAGAAGACGGCAGATATGAAGCTGTATTCAATGCAAATGAACTATCAAGCGGCGTATATATTTATCGTCTGGAGGTAAATGATTTTATTACTTCTAAAAAGATGATGTTGGTAAAATAA